Proteins from a genomic interval of Pseudophryne corroboree isolate aPseCor3 chromosome 4, aPseCor3.hap2, whole genome shotgun sequence:
- the LOC134911910 gene encoding putative nuclease HARBI1 isoform X1, producing MYAPAILSLNAKFTGSSHDAYVIRQSGIWQRLRSSQRADMWLLGDRGYPCTPWLMTPYRNPRPGPQMAFNSALTATRQLVERTIGVLKGRFRVLHRTGGDIMYSPEMASKIVVLCAILHNIAVRSSVELPQAEELPDEEPGVVRHFGGGSVTRRGSQVRARIVAEYFS from the exons atgtacgctcctgca atcctttccctgaatgcaaaatttactggaagttcacatgatgcatatgtcattagacaatcagggatatggcagagattaagatcaagtcaacgagcagacatgtggttattgg gagaccgtggatatccttgcaccccctggctcatgactccttaccgtaatcccaggccaggaccacagatggcatttaactccgcgcttactgccactaggcagctggtggagcgcacaattggtgtccttaaagggcggtttcgtgtgctccaccgcactggtggcgacatcatgtattcgccggagatggcaagtaaaatagtggtcctgtgcgcaatactacataatatcgcagtaaggagtagtgtagagcttcctcaggcagaggaattgcctgatgaggagccaggggttgttcgacatttcggtggggggagtgttacacggagggggagccaagtgagggcaaggattgttgccgaatatttcag ctga
- the LOC134911910 gene encoding putative nuclease HARBI1 isoform X2 yields the protein MSIFIAAEALPPQPTPALPPQPPAPQPQPAPHQPRQRRRARPPIFRTRVLLFGMPDDVVVRRYRLPPHLILDTLSIIESDLESEIRYPTAIPPLTQFLAVLHFLATASYQHVVGDLVGMSQGQFSKVLRRVCQAFLKRVKQFIDMPLDVGALDVVKRQFEEGGSRFPHVIGVVDGTHVAIQPPRHNEEIYRNRKLFHSLNVMVVCGPSLQILSLNAKFTGSSHDAYVIRQSGIWQRLRSSQRADMWLLGDRGYPCTPWLMTPYRNPRPGPQMAFNSALTATRQLVERTIGVLKGRFRVLHRTGGDIMYSPEMASKIVVLCAILHNIAVRSSVELPQAEELPDEEPGVVRHFGGGSVTRRGSQVRARIVAEYFS from the exons atgtcaatatttattgctgcagaagccctacctccccaacccacgccagcactcccaccccaaccgccagccccacaaccacagccagctcctcatcaaccaaggcaacggaggcgtgctaggccaccaattttccgaacccgtgtcctactttttggtatgccagatgatgtggtggtgcgtagatacaggctgccaccacatctaatcctagacactctctccataatagagagtgatctggagtctgaaattcggtatcctacagcaataccaccattgacacaattccttgcagtgttacattttttggctacagcctcatatcagcatgttgtgggagacctggttggcatgtcgcagggccagttcagtaaggtcctgcggcgtgtctgccaggctttcctaaagcgggtgaagcaattcattgatatgcctttggatgttggtgccctagatgtggtgaagcggcaatttgaggaaggtggtagtcgcttcccacatgttattggggttgtggatggcacacatgttgctattcagccaccaagacataatgaagaaatttatagaaacaggaaactgtttcattctctgaatgtaatggttgtttgtgggccatccctccagatcctttccctgaatgcaaaatttactggaagttcacatgatgcatatgtcattagacaatcagggatatggcagagattaagatcaagtcaacgagcagacatgtggttattgg gagaccgtggatatccttgcaccccctggctcatgactccttaccgtaatcccaggccaggaccacagatggcatttaactccgcgcttactgccactaggcagctggtggagcgcacaattggtgtccttaaagggcggtttcgtgtgctccaccgcactggtggcgacatcatgtattcgccggagatggcaagtaaaatagtggtcctgtgcgcaatactacataatatcgcagtaaggagtagtgtagagcttcctcaggcagaggaattgcctgatgaggagccaggggttgttcgacatttcggtggggggagtgttacacggagggggagccaagtgagggcaaggattgttgccgaatatttcag ctga